A window from Montipora capricornis isolate CH-2021 chromosome 7, ASM3666992v2, whole genome shotgun sequence encodes these proteins:
- the LOC138056446 gene encoding uncharacterized protein encodes MSGWSHIIPALGRPFELGMLYDRRSEKLFLGKTLWSSDHLSQAVNVTTKPYTNSEVLTEDTIDDKTSALNVEASLKLSFLAGLVDVQGAAKYLDDTKKSSRHSRVVLKYETTTEFKQLTMEHLARGKVQYPEVFDQDNATDVVVGILYGAKAFLIFDQDVSKDEDLKEVHGNMEVLVRELPGVPLDGNGSVDITEDQKKKTKAMRCKMYGDFRTEESPTTYEEAVRVYKRLPSLIGDKGQNAVAVQVYLCPLSEVDSKGQKIVREISANYISKTCEIQEHLRWVEGKCSDLMREDVCSSFSRVRRQLTSFKDKISRYRIFFQKKLFFLLPRIRGGGAEESVLDDILQEKESSSFAKPHLDAWMEEKRNEIKRLQRIIDSLGDTRFVGPEDVKNECLDLSKKHIVCCTFKIGKEDDPQVLSMDEYLTGEAPAELNRWVSTGIDDENVIQRIWKIMKHFGLKVLSTYEYLTGSAPAELKRMAPTGTDDENVLKRILETLKYFAELKAANEDHEEVKFFATEESMSDNFSGNLGAFVYLYEAGDLVDDDFKSSPKPENLNTENVQDDSIELLWNDPNFSQNKIKKYKVQYKKVDEVNSNWITQYSACRNEAEQATTVSGLQPAIKYLFRVCAIGQIAVSQYSDTLCETTKPTSPPGKPSLVAATTDTITIAFTKPKNIGKGIGIEKYKIEWSTNSQQMDEVPQYTEGASLTCTIRGLQAGEHYKFRVTAICGIKGESGPSELSDPLQTTVPLTKFEKIEILAHCAIVQPPEDGKPAVYTLPLTLVHEDSGSRLRKFVINLQETWGQSPGLSQSIPEKVIMVVGSTGSGKTTTVNAMINHVMGVEWKDDFRFKMIHELSCNQGAETIGNQAHSQTQFVTCYTLPYVKGFKFRYNLTVVDTPGFGDTRGIERDKAITEQIRRFFETEGLAGIDHVDAICFVAQAGNPRLTPTQQYVFDRILSMFGKDIRKNILVLFTFADGQRPQALSAMLQARILEDEKHFFKFNNSALFVANCGEDDEDNFDRMFWKMGLKSFEKFFAGLAQMEPKSLILTKQVLSERAQLEVRLCGLREKIELGVNKLSELQQLTRTFKQHAADINANRNFTFSVQEPRRTQIPLETGTYTTNCLTCNYTCHYPCGIPRSEDKSRCWAMTNESCRECPNKCHWTKHVNDQYRFETEYITVEKEYDEIKDMYNAAVEGQSQVEALIEQVKEDFNRTNQIVLSFVAEMQRGLNKLSEIALKKDPLEQVDYLDLLIESEKSQAKPGWKDRVKSLQTTRDAAVQINRLRKPGFDPWEEYRENEETREFFRTQTEEAQKGFLGKCWDKTKKAAGKAKGALFS; translated from the coding sequence ATGTCTGGGTGGAGCCACATAATCCCGGCACTGGGTCGTCCATTTGAACTTGGTATGCTTTATGATCGCCGCTCAGAGAAGCTCTTCCTTGGGAAAACGCTGTGGTCTTCCGATCACCTGTCTCAGGCGGTTAACGTTACAACCAAACCATATACCAACTCAGAAGTCCTTACGGAAGACACAATTGACGATAAAACAAGTGCTCTCAATGTTGAAGCGAGTCTTAAATTGAGTTTCTTGGCGGGATTAGTTGATGTACAAGGAGCAGCTAAATACTTAGATGACACAAAGAAATCGAGTCGCCATTCTCGCGTGGTTCTCAAGTATGAGACAACGACTGAGTTTAAACAGCTGACTATGGAACATCTGGCACGAGGAAAAGTCCAGTATCCAGAAGTCTTTGACCAAGATAATGCAACCGATGTAGTGGTAGGAATCCTGTATGGAGCAAAAGCGTTCTTGATCTTTGACCAAGACGTTTCCAAAGATGAAGATCTAAAGGAAGTTCATGGAAATATGGAAGTACTGGTAAGAGAGCTACCTGGTGTCCCTCTTGATGGAAATGGGTCTGTCGACATAACTGAAGAccagaagaagaaaacaaaggcAATGCGTTGTAAGATGTACGGAGACTTCAGAACAGAAGAAAGTCCAACTACTTACGAAGAAGCAGTGAGGGTCTACAAACGCCTGCCATCATTGATTGGGGACAAGGGTCAGAACGCAGTAGCTGTTCAGGTATATTTATGCCCGCTAAGTGAAGTCGATAGCAAGGGGCAAAAAATAGTGAGAGAAATCAGTGCTAATTATATCAGCAAGACATGTGAGATTCAAGAACATTTACGGTGGGTGGAAGGTAAATGTAGTGATCTTATGAGAGAAGACGTATGTTCGTCGTTCTCTAGAGTGAGGAGGCAATTAACAAGCTTTAAAGACAAGATCTCGCGCTACAGgatatttttccagaaaaaattgTTCTTTCTACTTCCAAGAATCAGAGGAGGAGGAGCAGAAGAATCAGTTCTTGACGATATTTTGCAAGAAAAAGAGAGTTCCTCCTTCGCAAAACCTCACCTGGATGCTTGGATGGAGGAAAAAAGGAACGAAATTAAGAGATTGCAACGTATCATTGACTCCTTGGGAGACACTCGTTTCGTTGGTCCTGAAGATGTAAAAAACGAATGTTTGGATCTGAGCAAGAAGCATATTGTGTGCTGCACATTTAAAATTGGCAAGGAAGACGATCCTCAAGTTTTGAGTATGGATGAATACCTCACTGGAGAAGCTCCGGCAGAGTTAAATAGATGGGTATCAACAGGCATTGATGATGAAAATGTCATACAGAGAATTTGGAAGATTATGAAACATTTCGGACTCAAAGTTTTAAGCACGTATGAATACCTCACTGGAAGTGCTCCGGCAGAGTTAAAGAGAATGGCACCAACAGGTACTGATGATGAAAATGTCTTAAAGAGAATTCTTGAGACTCTGAAATATTTCGCAGAACTCAAAGCGGCAAATGAAGACCACGAGGAAGTGAAATTTTTTGCCACAGAGGAATCTATGTCCGACAACTTCAGTGGAAACTTGGGAGCATTCGTCTACCTGTACGAGGCTGGTGATCTAGTTGATGACGATTTTAAGTCATCACCAAAGCCAGAGAATCTAAATACAGAGAATGTGCAAGATGATTCTATCGAGCTTCTGTGGAATGACCCGAATTTCAGCCAAAACAAGATCAAAAAGTACAAAGTTCAGTACAAGAAAGTTGACGAAGTAAACTCCAACTGGATCACTCAGTACTCAGCGTGTAGAAACGAGGCTGAGCAAGCTACTACCGTATCTGGTCTTCAACCTGCTATCAAATACTTGTTCCGAGTATGCGCAATAGGGCAGATTGCGGTCAGCCAATACAGTGATACTTTGTGTGAAACTACTAAACCAACAAGTCCGCCTGGCAAGCCATCCCTTGTAGCCGCAACGACTGACACCATTACCATTGCTTTCACGAAACCCAAGAACATTGGAAAGGGGATTGGAATTGAGAAGTACAAGATTGAGTGGAGCACCAATTCCCAACAGATGGACGAAGTTCCGCAGTACACAGAAGGTGCGTCACTCACTTGCACAATCAGGGGTCTTCAAGCAGGAGAACATTATAAATTTAGAGTTACCGCAATTTGTGGCATTAAAGGAGAGAGCGGTCCAAGTGAGCTTAGTGACCCATTACAAACCACAGTTCCtctgacaaaatttgaaaagatCGAGATTCTTGCCCACTGCGCGATTGTCCAACCACCTGAAGATGGAAAGCCAGCAGTATACACTCTTCCTCTAACACTTGTGCACGAAGACAGTGGTAGTAGACTGCGTAAATTTGTCATCAATCTTCAAGAGACTTGGGGGCAGTCACCTGGTTTATCTCAATCCATTCCCGAGAAAGTGATAATGGTTGTCGGTTCAACTGGCTCTGGTAAGACAACCACGGTGAATGCCATGATAAACCATGTCATGGGAGTGGAGTGGAAGGACGACTTTCGTTTCAAGATGATTCACGAGCTTTCTTGTAACCAAGGAGCGGAAACTATTGGAAATCAAGCACACAGTCAAACCCAGTTCGTAACATGTTACACTCTACCCTACGTGAAAGGATTCAAATTCCGTTATAACCTCACTGTTGTGGACACGCCTGGCTTCGGGGACACAAGAGGAATTGAGCGTGACAAAGCGATAACAGAACAGATCCGTAGATTCTTCGAAACGGAAGGTTTAGCTGGCATTGATCATGTTGATGCCATCTGCTTCGTGGCCCAAGCTGGGAATCCGAGGCTCACTCCTACCCAGCAGTATGTTTTCGACAGAATCCTGTCCATGTTCGGAAAAGATATCCGGAAGAATATCTTGGTACTTTTTACCTTTGCTGATGGGCAAAGGCCTCAAGCCCTTTCAGCAATGCTTCAAGCTAGAATCCTAGAGGatgaaaaacactttttcaagtttaacaACAGCGCCCTGTTTGTCGCTAACTGTGGCGAAGATGACGAAGACAACTTCGACAGAATGTTTTGGAAAATGGGACTCAAGAGTTTCGAGAAATTTTTTGCAGGCTTGGCCCAGATGGAACCAAAGAGTCTCATACTTACCAAGCAGGTGTTGAGTGAAAGAGCTCAGCTGGAAGTTCGACTTTGTGGCCTGCGGGAAAAGATTGAGCTTGGAGTAAATAAACTGAGCGAGCTGCAGCAGTTAACGAGAACATTCAAGCAACATGCAGCCGACATCAACGCCAACAGAAACTTTACGTTCTCTGTTCAAGAACCACGCCGCACACAAATACCGTTGGAAACCGGTACGTACACTACCAATTGCTTAACTTGCAACTATACCTGCCATTACCCTTGTGGAATCCCAAGAAGTGAAGACAAGAGTAGATGCTGGGCCATGACAAATGAGAGTTGCAGGGAATGTCCAAACAAGTGTCACTGGACAAAGCACGTGAATGACCAATATCGCTTTGAAACAGAGTATATTACAGTGGAAAAGGAATATGACGAGATAAAAGACATGTACAATGCGGCGGTAGAAGGCCAGAGCCAGGTGGAGGCTTTGATCGAACAAGTAAAGGAAGACTTCAACCGCACCAATCAAATCGTATTGAGCTTTGTCGCCGAAATGCAGCGTGGTCTTAACAAGTTGTCAGAAATTGCCCTCAAAAAGGATCCACTAGAACAAGTGGATTACTTGGATCTTCTCATAGAATCCGAGAAATCACAGGCAAAACCAGGCTGGAAAGATCGGGTAAAATCGTTGCAGACAACAAGGGACGCAGCAGTCCAAATCAATCGTCTTCGAAAGCCTGGATTCGACCCGTGGGAAGAATACCGAGAGAACGAGGAGACCCGTGAGTTCTTTCGCACACAAACTGAAGAGGCTCAAAAAGGATTCCTCGGAAAATGCTGGGACAAAACAAAGAAGGCAGCTGGTAAGGCAAAAGGAGCATTGTTTAGCTAA